A region from the Vicia villosa cultivar HV-30 ecotype Madison, WI linkage group LG3, Vvil1.0, whole genome shotgun sequence genome encodes:
- the LOC131656551 gene encoding ABC transporter G family member 26-like, producing the protein MEIGIEDEIVDMSMPPPLNGSMNIARNNDFGHNKEFMSRDAYLRNRYSEIDIEVEDSSSNQNGPLPIFLKFEDVEFKVKNTQLGSNNPVKAMVTKVSTQHTVEQDKYKRILKGITGSIGPGEILALMGPSGSGKTTLLRVIGGRLLDNVKGKITYNDVKYTPAVKRRIGFVTQEDILFPQLTVEETLVFSAFLRLPTNMNKQQKYAKVETTVKELGLERCRHTKIGGGFLKGISGGERKRTSIGYEILVDPSLLLLDEPTSGLDSTSANKLLVTLQGLAKAGRTIITTIHQPSSRIFHMFDKLLLISEGYPIYYGTARETMEYFSSLRFSPEIAMNPAEFLLDMATGQVDGISVPTDIFDDQESAHDSSKAVINYLQHKYKTLLEPKEKQNHRGVTTPEHLQVAIQVKKEWTLSWFDQFAILSRRTFRSRCKDYFDKLRLVQALGVALLLGLLWWKSSTSTEAQLRDQVGLAFYICIFWTSSCIFGAVYVFPFEKYYLIKERKADMYRLSVYYVCSTLCDMVAHVLYPTFFMIIVYFMAGFKRTVACFFLTLFVVLLIAITSQGAGELFGAAVMSIKRAGMAASLILMLFLLTGGYYVQHIPKFMQWLKYLSFMYYGFRLLLKVQYSGDELYDCGSKGGCRPLQSSPTFATVNLRGGLKEVWIMLAMAMCFRLLAYLCLRRKIDV; encoded by the exons ATGGAAATTGGGATAGAGGATGAGATTGTGGACATGTCAATGCCACCTCCATTAAATGGTTCCATGAACATAGCAAGGAACAATGATTTTGGTCACAACAAGGAGTTTATGTCTAGGGATGCTTACCTTAGGAATAGATACTCAGAGATTGATATAGAAGTTGAAGATTCAAGTTCTAACCAAAATGGCCCCCTCCCCATATTTCTAAAG TTTGAGGATGTAGAGTTTAAGGtgaaaaacacacaattaggctCTAATAACCCTGTGAAAGCAATGGTAACAAAGGTATCTACACAGCACACTGTTGAACAAGATAAATACAAGAGAATTTTGAAGGGCATTACTGGAAGCATTGGCCCTGGTGAAATTCTTGCTCTGATGGGTCCTTCTGGCAGTGGAAAAACAACACTTTTGAGAGTTATTGGAGGAAGATTGCTTGATAATGTAAAAGGAAAAATAACTTATAATGATGTTAAATATACTCCGGCCGTCAAGAGAAG gaTTGGTTTTGTGACACAAGAGGATATACTTTTCCCGCAATTAACCGTTGAAGAAACATTAGTCTTTTCAGCATTCTTAAGGTTACCAACCAATATgaacaaacaacaaaaatatgCAAAAGTGGAAACAACCGTGAAGGAGTTAGGCCTTGAAAG ATGTCGCCACACGAAAATAGGTGGAGGGTTTCTCAAAGGCATATCAGGAGGAGAAAGGAAAAGAACAAGCATAGGCTATGAAATTCTTGTTGATCCTTCATTGTTGTTGCTTGATGAACCAACTTCAGGTCTTGATTCTACATCAGCAAACAAACTCCTTGTCACACTTCAAGGACTTGCTAAG GCTGGAAGGACTATAATCACAACAATACATCAGCCATCGAGCAGAATCTTTCACATGTTTGACAAACTTCTTTTGATATCGGAAGGATATCCGATTTACTATGGAACCGCTAGAGAAACAATGGAGTACTTTTCGTCGTTGAGGTTCAGCCCTGAAATAGCAATGAATCCTGCAGAATTCTTGCTTGACATGGCAACCGGACAAGTGGATGGCATAAGTGTCCCAACAGATATTTTTGATGATCAAGAATCTGCTCATGACTCTTCAAAAGCTGTTATTAAT TATCTACAACACAAGTACAAAACTCTTCTAGAGCCAAAAGAAAAACAGAACCATAGAGGAGTAACCACACCAGAACATCTTCAAGTAGCAATTCAGGTTAAGAAAGAGTGGACATTGAGTTGGTTCGACCAATTCGCGATTCTTTCAAGGAGAACATTTAGATCAAGATGCAAAGACTATTTCGACAAGTTAAGACTAGTTCAAGCACTCGGAGTAGCTCTTTTGTTGGGACTACTTTGGTGGAAATCTTCAACAAGCACTGAAGCTCAACTTAGAGATCAG GTTGGTTTAGCATTCTACATCTGTATATTCTGGACATCTTCATGCATTTTCGGAGCAGTCTATGTGTTTCCATTTGAAAAATACTACTtgataaaagaaagaaaagccgACATGTATAGATTAAGCGTATACTATGTATGCAGCACTCTATGTGACATGGTAGCACATGTTTTGTATCCAACTTTTTTCATGATCATTGTCTACTTCATGGCTGGATTTAAGAGAACCGTCGCTTGCTTCTTCCTCACATTGTTCGTCGTTCTACTAATCGCTATAACAAGTCAA GGTGCTGGAGAATTGTTTGGAGCAGCGGTTATGAGTATTAAAAGAGCAGGAATGGCTGCTTCTTTGATACTGATGTTGTTTCTCCTTACTGGTGGCTACTATGTCCAGCATATACCGAAGTTCATGCAATGGTTGAAGTATCTTTCATTCATGTACTATGGTTTTAGGCTTCTTCTAAAAGTGCAATATTCAGGAGATGAGTTGTATGATTGTGGAAGCAAAGGAGGGTGTAGACCTTTGCAGAGTTCACCAACATTTGCTACTGTGAACTTGAGAGGTGGTTTGAAAGAAGTTTGGATTATGTTAGCTATGGCTATGTGTTTTCGTTTGTTGGCTTATTTATGTCTTCGTAGAAAAATTGATGTTTGA